The following are from one region of the Mesorhizobium sp. B4-1-4 genome:
- a CDS encoding putative quinol monooxygenase has protein sequence MYGLIGKMRASRGQRDAVMEVLRASTGALPGCLSYIIATDPADADAIWVTEVWTDQTSHKASLQLPEVQAAIAKARPFIAGFEFQVETHPVGGFGLADGKTG, from the coding sequence ATGTACGGACTGATCGGCAAGATGCGGGCGTCGCGCGGCCAGCGCGACGCGGTCATGGAAGTCCTGCGTGCCAGCACCGGCGCCCTGCCCGGTTGCCTGAGTTATATCATCGCCACCGACCCGGCCGATGCCGATGCGATCTGGGTCACCGAAGTGTGGACGGATCAGACGAGCCACAAGGCCTCGCTGCAACTTCCGGAAGTCCAGGCGGCCATCGCCAAGGCCCGGCCCTTCATCGCCGGCTTCGAATTCCAGGTGGAGACCCACCCTGTTGGCGGCTTCGGGTTGGCCGACGGTAAGACGGGCTGA
- a CDS encoding DsrE family protein, protein MRRRDMFRAVLAGTGTFLGLRVVRAAATEPTRLKVAYHLSDLDKVNFVLGNIKNHYEGTGGKVDIVLVVHGPALAAFKSKGISAAVSGRFAGLVQQGLEPQACANTMHGMDISLTDLLEGFHAADKGGVVKLAELQSQGYAYLRP, encoded by the coding sequence ATGCGCCGGCGCGACATGTTCCGCGCGGTTCTTGCCGGAACCGGAACGTTCCTTGGCCTGCGCGTGGTGCGGGCGGCGGCGACCGAGCCCACAAGGCTCAAGGTCGCCTATCACCTGAGCGACCTCGACAAGGTCAATTTCGTGCTCGGCAACATCAAGAACCACTATGAGGGCACGGGCGGCAAGGTCGACATCGTGCTGGTCGTGCATGGCCCAGCTCTTGCCGCCTTCAAGTCGAAAGGCATATCGGCCGCGGTCTCCGGCCGCTTCGCCGGTCTCGTGCAGCAGGGGCTGGAGCCGCAGGCCTGCGCCAACACCATGCATGGGATGGATATTTCTCTGACCGACCTCCTCGAAGGCTTCCATGCCGCCGACAAGGGTGGCGTCGTCAAGCTCGCGGAATTGCAAAGCCAGGGCTATGCCTATCTCAGGCCATAG
- a CDS encoding AbrB family transcriptional regulator: MDSSPEQHIPDPPVIEHMARWRKPWQWLLLLVISTLLAGALELAALPAALLIGPMLAAIVAGTNGATVRVPRLLFGSAQAVVGCLVAASISADIFPVFYAEWPLFLGVVIATVAASSLLGWLISRWRILPGTTAVWGSSPGAATAMVLMAGAFGADQRLVAFMQYLRVIFVSMTAAIVARMWVDTSGIEIPPVTWFPPIDGQAFAATIGIALVGGLAGKLCRLPSPFFLGTFIFGAVIHLGLGVGMQLPPWLLAISYAMVGWSIGLNFTRPILRHATRALPQIIASIVALIAFCGGLAFIISHLLGIDPLTAYLATSPGGMDSVAIIAAAAQHVDISFVMALQSARFLIVLLVGPSVARLVARSIRE; this comes from the coding sequence ATGGATTCCTCGCCCGAGCAGCACATCCCGGATCCGCCCGTCATCGAGCACATGGCGCGTTGGCGCAAGCCTTGGCAATGGCTGCTCCTCCTCGTCATATCGACCCTGCTCGCCGGCGCGCTCGAACTCGCCGCCTTGCCGGCGGCGCTGCTGATCGGGCCAATGCTGGCGGCCATCGTCGCCGGCACCAATGGTGCCACGGTGCGCGTGCCGCGCCTTTTGTTCGGCTCCGCCCAGGCAGTTGTCGGCTGCCTCGTGGCCGCCTCGATCTCGGCCGACATCTTTCCCGTCTTCTACGCCGAGTGGCCGCTGTTTCTCGGCGTGGTGATCGCCACGGTCGCGGCCTCCAGCCTGCTTGGCTGGCTGATCAGCCGCTGGCGCATTCTGCCCGGAACCACCGCCGTCTGGGGCTCCTCGCCGGGTGCCGCCACCGCCATGGTGCTGATGGCCGGGGCCTTCGGTGCCGACCAGCGGCTCGTCGCCTTCATGCAGTATCTGCGCGTCATCTTCGTGTCGATGACGGCGGCTATCGTCGCCAGGATGTGGGTCGACACGTCGGGCATCGAAATCCCGCCCGTCACCTGGTTTCCGCCGATCGATGGGCAGGCTTTCGCCGCCACCATCGGCATCGCGCTGGTCGGCGGACTGGCGGGAAAGCTGTGCCGGCTGCCCTCGCCGTTTTTCCTCGGCACCTTCATCTTCGGGGCCGTCATCCATCTCGGCCTCGGCGTCGGGATGCAGTTGCCGCCCTGGCTGCTGGCAATCAGCTACGCCATGGTCGGCTGGTCGATCGGGCTGAACTTCACCAGGCCGATCCTGCGCCATGCGACACGCGCGCTGCCACAGATCATCGCCTCGATCGTGGCGCTGATCGCCTTTTGCGGCGGGCTCGCCTTCATCATCAGCCATCTGCTCGGGATCGATCCGCTCACAGCCTATCTGGCGACCAGCCCCGGCGGCATGGACAGCGTGGCCATCATCGCCGCCGCGGCACAGCATGTCGACATCTCCTTCGTCATGGCGCTGCAGTCGGCGCGCTTCCTGATCGTGCTGCTCGTCGGCCCGAGCGTCGCGCGGCTGGTGGCCAGAAGCATCCGGGAATAG
- a CDS encoding ATP-grasp domain-containing protein, which yields MIFVFFSPHFPANGADFCDRLKKAGATVLGIGDAPYEALDSKLKAALSEYYRLPDMEDYDPVFRAMGHFIHKWGRIDRFESLNEHWLELEANIRTDFNIYGTKLDFVKNLKRKSRMRAFFRKSGVETIAQRKCSDRAGAMTFIRRVGYPVVVKPDSGSGASNTFKISNARELDQFFRDKPEDVTFVMEQFIEGLVVTYDGLVNRDGEVVLAASHRYDQSVMEVVNKDRHMSYTCFPHIRPVVEEAGRKILKAFDVRERFFHIELFETRDDRIIALEVNMRPPGAWMTDAINYTFDIDVYAAWADMVVKDAAGGPYEGKYFTAYASRKRHLHYLHSHEDVLAAHKDKIVHHQPIEEVFSRAMGNYAYQMRSKDQVALREAVAFIHAEKA from the coding sequence ATGATTTTCGTGTTCTTCTCGCCGCATTTTCCCGCCAACGGCGCCGATTTCTGCGACCGGCTGAAGAAGGCCGGCGCCACGGTGCTCGGCATCGGCGACGCGCCCTACGAGGCGCTGGACAGCAAGCTCAAAGCGGCGCTTTCGGAATATTATCGCCTCCCCGACATGGAGGACTACGATCCGGTGTTCCGGGCGATGGGGCATTTCATCCACAAATGGGGCCGCATCGACCGGTTCGAATCGCTCAACGAGCATTGGCTGGAGCTGGAAGCCAACATCCGCACCGACTTCAACATCTATGGCACCAAGCTCGATTTCGTGAAGAATTTGAAGCGCAAGAGCCGCATGCGCGCCTTCTTCCGCAAGAGCGGCGTCGAGACCATAGCGCAGCGCAAATGCTCCGATCGTGCCGGCGCCATGACCTTCATCCGCCGCGTCGGCTACCCCGTTGTGGTGAAGCCCGATTCGGGTTCCGGCGCCTCGAACACTTTCAAGATCTCCAATGCCAGGGAGCTCGACCAGTTCTTCCGGGACAAGCCCGAGGACGTCACCTTCGTCATGGAGCAGTTCATCGAGGGGCTGGTGGTGACCTATGACGGGCTGGTCAACCGCGACGGCGAAGTGGTGCTGGCGGCCAGCCACCGCTACGACCAGAGCGTCATGGAGGTGGTCAACAAGGACCGGCACATGAGCTACACCTGCTTTCCCCACATCAGGCCCGTGGTCGAGGAAGCCGGCCGCAAGATCCTGAAGGCGTTCGATGTGCGCGAGCGCTTTTTCCATATAGAGCTGTTCGAGACCCGGGATGATCGGATCATCGCGCTGGAGGTCAACATGCGGCCGCCCGGCGCCTGGATGACGGACGCGATCAACTATACGTTCGATATCGATGTCTATGCGGCATGGGCCGACATGGTGGTCAAGGACGCCGCTGGCGGGCCCTATGAGGGCAAGTATTTCACCGCCTATGCCAGCCGCAAGCGGCATCTCCACTATTTGCACAGCCATGAGGACGTGTTAGCCGCCCACAAGGACAAGATCGTCCATCATCAACCGATAGAAGAGGTTTTCAGCCGCGCCATGGGAAATTACGCCTACCAGATGCGCTCGAAGGATCAGGTGGCGCTGCGCGAGGCGGTTGCCTTCATCCACGCGGAAAAGGCTTGA
- a CDS encoding esterase family protein, with amino-acid sequence MDISYHKAFARNLGRDMEYKRYGHAGRPVVVFPTSQGRFYQFEDSGGVGALAEFIDTGRIQLFTVDGIDSESFFDRHADKAHRIGRHEAYFRYVREEALPEFLATAAQANGGRKLKPLFSGCSMGGYHSSNFVFRFPELASGVIALSGVYSARDFFGKALEGDIFYNSPLDYLPGIVDPKLLARLKALRLIFCCGQGAWEERMLVETRQLEQILRHKSIPAWVDYWGGDVSHDWPWWHKQLVYFFGRWLDEDLMHRLD; translated from the coding sequence ATGGACATCTCCTATCACAAGGCTTTCGCCCGCAATCTCGGCCGCGACATGGAATACAAGCGCTACGGCCATGCCGGCCGGCCGGTGGTGGTGTTTCCGACCTCGCAGGGGCGGTTCTACCAATTCGAGGATTCCGGCGGGGTGGGCGCGCTGGCCGAGTTCATCGACACCGGTCGCATCCAGCTGTTTACAGTCGACGGCATCGATTCGGAATCCTTCTTCGACAGGCATGCCGATAAGGCGCATCGCATCGGCCGCCATGAGGCCTATTTCCGCTATGTGCGCGAGGAGGCACTGCCGGAGTTCCTCGCCACGGCGGCGCAGGCCAATGGTGGGCGCAAGCTGAAGCCACTGTTTTCAGGCTGTTCGATGGGCGGCTATCATTCCTCGAACTTCGTCTTCCGCTTTCCGGAACTGGCCAGCGGCGTCATCGCGCTGTCGGGCGTCTATTCGGCCCGCGATTTCTTCGGCAAGGCGCTGGAGGGCGACATCTTCTACAACTCGCCGCTCGACTACCTGCCCGGGATCGTCGACCCGAAGCTGCTGGCCCGGCTGAAGGCGCTCAGGCTGATCTTCTGCTGCGGGCAGGGCGCCTGGGAAGAGCGCATGCTGGTGGAGACGCGCCAGCTCGAACAGATCCTGCGCCACAAATCCATTCCCGCCTGGGTCGACTATTGGGGCGGCGACGTCAGTCATGACTGGCCGTGGTGGCACAAGCAGCTGGTCTATTTCTTCGGCCGCTGGCTGGATGAGGATCTGATGCACAGGCTGGATTGA
- a CDS encoding type II toxin-antitoxin system Phd/YefM family antitoxin, with protein sequence MQTVNIHNAKTNLSRLVDQAAKGEPFIIAKAGKPLVKVVPIDQPASAQIRRVGFMAGRFSVPDNFDRMGSEQIEQLFGIKT encoded by the coding sequence ATGCAGACCGTGAACATCCACAATGCAAAGACCAATCTGTCGCGTCTCGTTGACCAGGCCGCCAAAGGTGAGCCGTTTATTATCGCCAAGGCTGGCAAGCCGTTGGTCAAAGTCGTGCCCATCGATCAGCCGGCTTCGGCGCAGATACGGCGGGTCGGCTTCATGGCCGGCCGGTTTTCTGTCCCCGACAACTTCGACCGCATGGGCAGCGAGCAGATCGAGCAACTATTCGGCATCAAGACGTGA
- the leuA gene encoding 2-isopropylmalate synthase, whose product MSDAARKYQPYPTVGLTDRTWPSKVIDKAPIWCSVDLRDGNQALIDPMGHERKARMFALLLDMGFKEIEIGFPSASQTDFDFARWCIEEGNVPADVSLQVLVQCRPELITRTFEALKGATNPIVHFYNSTSELQRRVVFGKDVGGIKRIATDAAKMITDMAAKAGGGYRFEYSPESFTGTELEVALEICNAVTEIVRPTPDNKLIVNLPSTVEMSTPNVYADRIEWMCRNLDNRENLIISLHPHNDRGTGIATTELGLMAGADRVEGTLFGNGERTGNVDIVTLALNMYTQGVDPGIDCSDINRMKDVYEYSNQLKIPERHPYVGELVYTAFSGSHQDAINKGMKALKKANTSLWEVPYLPIDPADVGRSYEAIIRINSQSGKGGIAYVLQADYGLNLPRNLQIEFSQAVQAITDAEGKEVPAKRIYERFLETYVDQPGARLKFLDHHTYPDTEVKGRRVIEAVILDNGKEVTITGTGTGPIDGFVDALSRHVGVEMSVLDYSEHSMQRGSNASAISYVEMEYPGGKLFGAGINTNIVAASLEAVMSAANRIVSRKAG is encoded by the coding sequence ATGTCGGACGCGGCCCGCAAATACCAACCCTATCCGACTGTCGGCCTCACCGACCGGACTTGGCCTTCGAAGGTCATCGACAAGGCGCCTATCTGGTGTTCGGTCGACCTGCGCGACGGCAACCAGGCGCTGATCGACCCGATGGGTCATGAGCGCAAGGCGCGCATGTTCGCGCTGCTGCTCGACATGGGTTTCAAGGAGATCGAGATCGGCTTCCCCTCGGCCTCGCAGACCGATTTCGACTTCGCGCGCTGGTGCATCGAGGAAGGCAACGTCCCCGCCGACGTGTCGCTGCAGGTGCTGGTGCAATGCCGGCCCGAGCTGATCACCCGTACTTTCGAAGCGCTCAAGGGCGCGACCAACCCGATCGTGCATTTCTACAATTCGACCAGCGAATTGCAGCGCCGCGTAGTCTTCGGGAAGGACGTCGGCGGCATCAAGCGCATCGCCACCGATGCGGCCAAGATGATCACCGACATGGCGGCCAAGGCCGGCGGCGGCTATCGCTTCGAATATTCGCCGGAGAGCTTCACCGGCACCGAACTCGAAGTCGCGCTGGAGATCTGCAACGCTGTCACCGAGATCGTCAGGCCGACACCAGACAACAAGCTGATCGTCAACCTGCCGTCGACGGTCGAGATGTCGACGCCCAATGTCTATGCCGACCGCATCGAATGGATGTGCCGCAATCTCGACAACCGCGAAAACCTGATCATCTCGCTGCATCCGCACAATGATCGCGGCACCGGCATCGCCACCACCGAACTCGGCCTGATGGCCGGCGCCGACCGCGTCGAAGGCACGCTGTTCGGCAATGGCGAGCGCACCGGCAATGTCGACATCGTCACGCTGGCGCTCAACATGTACACGCAAGGCGTCGATCCGGGCATCGACTGTTCCGACATCAACCGGATGAAGGACGTCTATGAATATTCGAACCAGCTGAAGATCCCCGAGCGCCATCCCTACGTCGGCGAACTCGTCTACACGGCGTTTTCCGGCTCGCACCAGGACGCCATCAACAAGGGCATGAAGGCCCTAAAGAAGGCCAACACCAGCCTGTGGGAAGTGCCTTACCTGCCGATCGACCCGGCCGATGTCGGCCGCAGCTACGAGGCCATCATTCGCATCAACTCGCAGTCCGGCAAGGGCGGCATCGCCTATGTGCTGCAGGCCGATTACGGCCTCAACCTGCCGCGCAACCTGCAGATCGAGTTCAGCCAGGCGGTCCAGGCGATCACCGATGCCGAGGGCAAGGAGGTTCCGGCCAAGCGCATTTATGAGCGCTTCCTCGAGACCTATGTCGACCAGCCGGGCGCGCGCCTGAAATTCCTCGACCACCACACCTATCCCGACACCGAGGTGAAGGGCCGGCGGGTGATCGAGGCGGTCATCCTCGACAACGGCAAGGAGGTGACCATCACCGGCACCGGCACCGGCCCGATCGATGGCTTCGTCGACGCGCTGTCGCGCCATGTCGGCGTCGAAATGTCGGTGCTCGACTATTCCGAACACTCGATGCAGCGCGGCTCCAATGCCTCGGCCATCTCCTATGTCGAGATGGAATATCCCGGGGGCAAATTGTTCGGCGCAGGCATCAACACCAACATCGTCGCAGCCTCGCTGGAAGCGGTGATGTCGGCCGCCAACCGTATCGTGAGCCGCAAGGCAGGATAG
- a CDS encoding metallophosphoesterase family protein has translation MFRLAHISDVHLGPLPDVSYRDLASKRVLGYVNWQRNRRRHMHDAVIDSIVADIKAQNPDHLAVTGDLVNLALDGEIEMAKHWLETLGPPHDVSVVPGNHDAYVPGAFDKICRSWAAWMSGDGVNTPVDRNAFPYLRVRDNVALIGVSTARATAPFMANGFFMERQAERLGKILRDTGGQGLFRAIMIHHPPVRGAVSQHKRLFGIARFHKIIRRQGAELVLHGHSHLPSLFQIGARSAKVPVVGVAAAGQAPGGKHPAAQYNLFDIDGEKGDWRIRLTRRGLTGPAIPPADLQTLEIGVEAAAATAAG, from the coding sequence ATGTTCAGGCTCGCGCATATTTCCGATGTCCATCTGGGGCCACTCCCCGATGTATCCTATCGCGATCTCGCCTCCAAGCGCGTGTTGGGCTACGTCAACTGGCAACGCAATCGCCGCCGCCATATGCATGATGCCGTCATCGACAGCATCGTCGCCGACATCAAGGCGCAAAATCCGGACCATCTCGCCGTCACCGGCGACCTCGTCAATCTGGCGCTCGATGGCGAGATTGAGATGGCCAAGCATTGGCTGGAGACGCTGGGACCGCCGCACGACGTTTCGGTGGTTCCAGGAAACCACGATGCCTACGTGCCCGGCGCCTTCGACAAGATCTGCCGGTCGTGGGCCGCCTGGATGAGCGGCGACGGCGTCAACACACCGGTCGATCGCAATGCATTCCCCTATCTGCGCGTGCGGGACAATGTCGCGCTGATCGGGGTCTCGACGGCACGCGCCACGGCCCCCTTCATGGCCAACGGCTTCTTCATGGAACGGCAGGCGGAGCGGCTCGGCAAGATCCTTCGCGACACCGGCGGGCAAGGCTTGTTTCGCGCCATCATGATCCACCATCCGCCGGTGCGCGGCGCCGTCTCCCAGCACAAGCGGCTGTTCGGCATCGCGCGCTTCCACAAGATCATCCGCCGGCAGGGCGCCGAACTCGTCCTGCACGGCCATTCGCATCTGCCGTCGCTGTTCCAGATCGGGGCCCGCAGTGCCAAGGTTCCGGTGGTCGGTGTCGCCGCGGCCGGCCAGGCGCCGGGCGGCAAGCATCCGGCAGCGCAATACAATCTGTTCGATATCGATGGCGAAAAAGGCGATTGGCGCATCCGCCTGACGCGGCGCGGGCTGACCGGACCCGCAATACCGCCCGCCGACTTGCAGACGCTGGAGATTGGCGTCGAGGCCGCGGCGGCTACCGCCGCAGGCTGA
- a CDS encoding type II toxin-antitoxin system VapC family toxin: MKLLLDTHLLLWAASEPDRLPLAALAEIEDPSNELLFSAASLWEVAIKRGLGRDDFTVDPRLLRRGLFDNGYHELPVNSEHAVAVDGLPPIHRDPFDRILVAQANIEGITLLTTDNIVARYPGPIRKL; this comes from the coding sequence GTGAAGCTGCTGCTCGACACCCATTTGCTGTTGTGGGCGGCCAGCGAACCAGACCGACTGCCCCTTGCTGCCCTCGCCGAGATTGAAGACCCGTCGAACGAATTGCTGTTCAGCGCTGCCAGCCTGTGGGAAGTGGCGATCAAACGAGGGCTTGGGCGAGACGACTTCACTGTGGACCCGCGCTTACTGAGGCGAGGCCTTTTCGACAACGGCTATCATGAGTTGCCCGTCAACAGCGAGCACGCCGTTGCCGTCGATGGACTTCCGCCGATCCACAGAGACCCCTTCGATCGAATCCTTGTAGCTCAGGCTAATATAGAAGGCATTACCTTGTTGACGACGGACAATATCGTAGCCCGCTACCCAGGCCCTATTCGAAAGCTCTGA
- a CDS encoding tetratricopeptide repeat protein, translating into MQHATPAAPAVRETLERLLASETFGRSERARKLLRYLVEREQAGEADRLKGFSIAMDVFGKDGDFDPSTDAVVRVQAGRLRELLQQYFANEGIAEPVRIAIPRGGYVPAYELNAIRLPETAKPAGRSDAATAPAEHSGAADDAIAAAALLAPAPSVARHLRFFWMAIALVIAMLGVLILRQGSGALLAGGEIPATFEATGLTSSIAPSSTREALPLVYIAVKADGPDASRVATSLRAGLSGFDTIDFIGRDTVDETDPVASATSFIFDILPGPDAGDITIELQSVATGRVLMSRNLAATDSAPSVIEDRIAGILSSALPASGTIYSYIEQSGIQTALTQCLLLNDKYYLDQNAKTHEAAYRCLETLADNGAKSPLVYSELASLHLEAVNDHYAYPPDATVEKAMTFAHRAVQMGPTSPYAHRSYGYINSRLGNADEALRWTRKAYDLNPYDLAMAAAYGYGLVFAGRYAEGTPILAHAVDASSGHPTWWDFGLFAGELMLGDTNKAAIASSSLRTTATKSHYLAARLIGASITGQDKLAHKLLDELTVKFPKFAANPRATFIDRKYPADLIERLVGALRAAGLGNAS; encoded by the coding sequence TTGCAGCATGCCACGCCTGCCGCCCCCGCAGTGCGCGAGACACTAGAGCGACTGCTTGCCAGCGAAACGTTCGGAAGGTCCGAGCGTGCGCGCAAACTGCTCCGTTATCTTGTCGAACGCGAACAGGCCGGCGAGGCCGACAGGCTCAAGGGCTTTTCCATTGCCATGGATGTCTTCGGCAAGGACGGCGATTTCGATCCGTCGACCGACGCCGTCGTGCGGGTGCAGGCTGGCAGGCTGCGCGAGTTGCTGCAGCAGTATTTCGCCAATGAAGGCATCGCCGAGCCCGTCCGCATCGCCATCCCGCGCGGCGGCTACGTCCCCGCTTATGAGCTCAACGCGATCCGTCTGCCGGAAACGGCGAAACCCGCCGGGCGGTCAGACGCGGCAACGGCACCGGCCGAGCACTCCGGCGCTGCCGACGACGCCATTGCGGCCGCTGCATTGCTGGCACCGGCGCCCTCGGTGGCGCGCCACCTCAGGTTCTTCTGGATGGCGATCGCCCTGGTCATCGCCATGCTCGGTGTTCTGATCCTGCGTCAGGGCAGCGGCGCCCTGCTGGCAGGCGGCGAGATCCCCGCTACGTTCGAGGCCACCGGCCTGACCAGCAGCATCGCGCCGTCCTCCACGCGTGAGGCCTTGCCGCTCGTCTACATCGCCGTCAAGGCCGATGGCCCTGACGCCAGCCGTGTCGCCACTTCGCTGCGCGCCGGCCTGAGCGGCTTCGACACGATCGACTTCATCGGTCGCGACACCGTCGACGAGACTGATCCGGTCGCCAGCGCGACGAGCTTCATCTTCGACATCCTGCCTGGACCGGACGCGGGCGATATCACCATCGAACTACAGAGCGTGGCGACCGGACGGGTGCTTATGTCGCGCAACCTGGCGGCCACCGACAGCGCGCCATCCGTCATCGAGGACCGTATCGCCGGCATCCTGAGTTCGGCGCTGCCCGCGTCTGGCACGATCTACAGCTATATCGAGCAGAGCGGCATTCAGACCGCGCTGACGCAATGCCTGCTGCTCAACGACAAATATTACCTCGACCAGAACGCCAAGACCCACGAGGCTGCCTATCGCTGCCTCGAAACCCTTGCCGATAATGGCGCCAAATCACCGCTGGTCTATTCGGAGCTGGCCTCGCTGCACCTGGAAGCAGTGAACGACCACTACGCCTATCCGCCGGATGCGACTGTCGAGAAGGCGATGACATTCGCTCATCGCGCCGTGCAGATGGGACCGACCAGCCCCTATGCGCATCGCTCCTACGGCTACATCAATTCGCGTCTTGGCAATGCCGACGAAGCGCTGCGCTGGACGCGCAAGGCCTATGACCTCAACCCCTACGATCTCGCCATGGCCGCCGCTTATGGCTACGGGCTGGTTTTCGCCGGGCGATACGCCGAGGGCACGCCGATCCTGGCCCATGCGGTCGATGCCTCAAGCGGTCATCCGACATGGTGGGATTTCGGACTTTTCGCCGGCGAACTCATGCTTGGCGACACGAACAAGGCCGCGATCGCCAGTTCCTCGCTGAGAACAACCGCAACGAAATCACATTATCTCGCCGCCCGGCTGATCGGCGCCAGCATCACCGGTCAGGACAAACTGGCGCACAAGCTGCTCGATGAGCTGACCGTCAAATTCCCGAAATTCGCCGCCAATCCACGCGCGACCTTCATCGACCGAAAATACCCGGCCGATCTGATCGAACGGCTGGTTGGCGCCTTGCGCGCGGCCGGGCTCGGCAACGCGAGTTAG
- a CDS encoding SDR family NAD(P)-dependent oxidoreductase, with protein sequence MPATTALTIPDLAGKTVLVTGASTGIGAALVLAYAAQKCRVALHYNSSREAAERLAKTITGNGGDAFLVQGDFSVAADVERVVEDSARHFGRLDGLVNNAGGMLGRVPYAEQTEAHYDAVMDLNARSVLTASRKAMPWLKKQGGFIVNTSSIAARNGAGGGVGLYGSAKAFVSNVTRGMAKELIGFGIRVNAVAPGTILTPFHERYSTDEQMKGMVATIPQGRAGTAEDCVGAYLFLSSDLLSGYITGQVIEVNGGQLMP encoded by the coding sequence TTGCCCGCCACGACCGCGCTCACCATCCCCGATCTCGCCGGCAAGACGGTGCTGGTCACCGGTGCCTCGACCGGCATAGGCGCGGCGTTGGTGCTGGCTTACGCGGCACAGAAATGCCGGGTAGCGCTGCATTACAATTCAAGCCGCGAGGCGGCCGAAAGGCTAGCCAAGACGATCACCGGGAATGGCGGCGATGCCTTCCTCGTCCAGGGCGATTTCTCCGTTGCCGCCGACGTCGAGCGCGTCGTCGAGGACAGCGCGCGGCACTTCGGGCGCCTTGACGGGCTGGTCAACAATGCCGGTGGCATGCTCGGCCGCGTGCCCTACGCCGAGCAGACCGAGGCGCATTACGACGCGGTGATGGACCTCAACGCGCGTTCGGTGCTGACCGCCTCGCGCAAGGCGATGCCGTGGCTGAAGAAGCAGGGCGGCTTCATCGTCAACACTTCGTCGATCGCGGCGCGCAATGGAGCGGGCGGCGGGGTCGGCCTCTACGGCTCGGCCAAGGCCTTCGTCTCCAATGTGACGCGCGGCATGGCCAAGGAACTGATCGGCTTCGGCATCCGGGTCAACGCGGTGGCGCCGGGCACGATCCTCACACCCTTCCACGAGCGCTATTCGACCGACGAGCAGATGAAGGGCATGGTGGCCACCATTCCGCAAGGACGCGCCGGCACCGCGGAGGACTGCGTCGGCGCCTATCTGTTCCTCTCGTCCGATCTCCTGAGCGGCTACATCACCGGCCAGGTGATCGAGGTGAATGGCGGCCAGTTGATGCCGTGA
- a CDS encoding alpha/beta fold hydrolase: MVASLHAAEQGVGSKAIVLLHGFGGCHDVWRDVISLLAPPARTLAYDLPGHGLSLDFPGAGPARVAARAILADLSARALKRVHLVGHSMGGAVAALMALAEPERVASLTLLAPGGFGPEINGPLLRRFAAAKDLSEIRACLAAMSGPLTRPFDHTIDVLRDMRGRPGQLRKLVEIAAAMTRDDRQGVIPRDQLDRLTMPVMVAWGSDDAVLPIAQSDDLPAHFHVHHVLEAGHMLIEEAPDLVASIIRRNTSRRARPPRPKLIAATG; the protein is encoded by the coding sequence ATGGTCGCATCGCTTCATGCCGCCGAACAGGGTGTTGGCTCGAAGGCCATCGTCCTGCTGCATGGTTTCGGCGGCTGTCACGATGTCTGGCGCGACGTGATCTCGTTGCTTGCGCCTCCCGCGCGCACGCTTGCCTATGATTTGCCGGGCCACGGGCTCTCGCTCGATTTCCCGGGTGCCGGCCCGGCCAGAGTGGCGGCAAGGGCCATTCTCGCCGATCTGTCCGCACGGGCACTGAAGCGCGTTCATCTGGTCGGCCACTCGATGGGCGGCGCGGTGGCGGCGCTGATGGCGCTGGCAGAGCCTGAAAGAGTCGCCTCGCTGACACTTCTGGCGCCCGGCGGCTTCGGCCCCGAGATCAACGGCCCGCTGTTGCGCCGCTTTGCCGCCGCAAAGGACCTGTCCGAGATCCGGGCGTGCCTCGCCGCCATGTCGGGTCCACTGACCCGGCCATTCGATCACACCATCGACGTCCTCCGCGACATGCGCGGGCGACCCGGCCAGTTGCGGAAACTCGTCGAGATCGCTGCCGCCATGACCAGGGACGACCGGCAGGGTGTCATCCCGCGCGACCAGTTGGACAGGCTGACCATGCCGGTCATGGTGGCGTGGGGAAGTGACGACGCGGTGCTGCCCATTGCCCAGTCGGATGACCTGCCGGCGCACTTTCATGTGCATCACGTGCTGGAGGCCGGCCATATGCTGATCGAGGAAGCGCCTGATCTGGTTGCAAGCATCATTCGGCGCAATACGAGCCGCCGCGCCAGGCCGCCGCGCCCGAAACTCATCGCCGCGACCGGCTGA